Proteins from one Desulfovibrio intestinalis genomic window:
- the lpdA gene encoding dihydrolipoyl dehydrogenase, which translates to MSDQKKKLTVIGGGPGGYTAAFEAARSGMAVTLVESHAMGGTCLNNGCIPTKTIKASAEALETAQNAARFGLRLEGSVSVDPVAVLARKERVCDTLRTGLEKTCAALGVTLVRGRGRLLHSGMVEADCPEGKQEIASDYVILATGSRPVDLPGLRADHKRILTSDDALKLDRVPASLLIVGGGVIGCELACIYQAFGSTVTVVEGQNRLLPMPSIDEEISTLLQREMKKRRITCELGQTLTQIRVDENGVHGVLATSPFAGPDAKPRPEKPISAEMVLVTVGRTSNTEGLGLKEAGVAVDERGWIRANEHMRTSVPNVYAIGDALGPSRVMLAHVASMEAMCAVKDCLSDGQSPIMDYRHVPSAIFTSPEIGCVGMSERQARDAGFVVKTSLLHVRELGKAQAMDALPGFCKVVADADSGALLGVHMAGAHATDLIAEAVLALHMGASAKDVAETIHAHPTLAEALGEAVQRLS; encoded by the coding sequence ATGTCTGACCAGAAAAAAAAACTTACTGTAATTGGTGGCGGCCCCGGCGGCTACACGGCAGCCTTTGAAGCCGCGCGCTCGGGCATGGCCGTGACCCTTGTGGAAAGCCACGCTATGGGCGGCACCTGTCTTAATAACGGCTGCATCCCCACCAAGACCATCAAGGCTTCTGCCGAGGCGCTTGAAACCGCCCAGAACGCCGCCCGCTTCGGCTTGCGGCTTGAAGGCAGCGTCAGCGTTGATCCCGTGGCCGTACTGGCCAGAAAAGAACGCGTGTGCGACACCCTGCGTACTGGCCTTGAAAAAACCTGCGCCGCCCTGGGGGTTACCCTGGTGCGCGGCAGGGGCCGGCTGCTCCACTCCGGCATGGTCGAGGCCGACTGCCCAGAAGGAAAGCAGGAAATCGCCTCTGACTATGTGATTCTTGCCACCGGATCACGCCCTGTGGACCTGCCCGGCTTGCGCGCCGACCACAAGCGCATTCTCACCAGCGACGACGCCCTCAAGCTCGACCGCGTGCCCGCGTCGCTCCTGATTGTGGGCGGCGGCGTTATTGGCTGTGAACTGGCCTGCATCTATCAGGCTTTCGGCTCTACGGTCACTGTGGTTGAAGGGCAAAACCGCCTTTTGCCCATGCCCTCCATTGACGAAGAAATCAGCACGCTTTTGCAGCGTGAAATGAAAAAACGCCGTATCACCTGCGAACTTGGGCAAACCCTCACCCAGATTCGTGTGGACGAAAACGGCGTGCACGGCGTTCTCGCCACGTCGCCCTTTGCTGGCCCCGACGCCAAGCCGCGCCCCGAAAAGCCTATTTCCGCCGAAATGGTGCTCGTCACCGTGGGGCGGACGTCCAATACCGAAGGGCTTGGCCTCAAGGAAGCTGGCGTTGCCGTGGACGAGCGCGGCTGGATCAGAGCCAACGAACATATGCGCACCTCGGTGCCCAATGTTTACGCCATTGGCGATGCCCTTGGCCCCTCACGCGTCATGCTGGCCCATGTGGCCTCAATGGAGGCCATGTGCGCGGTAAAAGACTGCCTGAGCGACGGCCAGAGCCCCATTATGGACTACCGTCATGTGCCCTCGGCCATCTTCACCTCGCCGGAAATCGGCTGCGTGGGCATGAGCGAGCGCCAGGCGCGCGATGCGGGCTTTGTAGTAAAAACGTCCCTGCTTCATGTGCGTGAGCTTGGCAAGGCCCAGGCTATGGATGCCCTGCCGGGCTTCTGCAAAGTGGTGGCCGATGCCGACAGCGGTGCTCTGCTGGGCGTACATATGGCCGGGGCTCACGCCACCGACCTTATCGCTGAAGCTGTGCTTGCCCTGCACATGGGCGCTTCTGCCAAGGACGTAGCCGAAACAATCCACGCGCATCCCACATTGGCCGAAGCTCTGGGCGAAGCTGTACAGCGTCTGTCCTAG
- a CDS encoding OsmC family protein: protein MSHELSVSLTRQGSKVDLDMESGVLGVLTIDGSTASPDEKAGTAKKLLAASALYCYCAALDKALDTRNAKYEIIEGKATLQTGTDDMGRGRVTGIAIDVTVRMDEEYEFIFDRVEKVMRQGCLVTASLHQAFPVTYNLNLAEADD, encoded by the coding sequence ATGTCTCATGAACTCAGCGTTTCTCTCACCCGTCAGGGCAGCAAGGTAGATCTGGACATGGAGTCCGGCGTCCTTGGCGTACTTACCATTGACGGCAGCACCGCCTCCCCTGATGAAAAGGCGGGAACAGCCAAAAAACTTTTGGCTGCCTCTGCTCTGTATTGCTATTGTGCCGCTTTGGACAAAGCGCTGGATACCCGCAACGCCAAGTATGAAATCATCGAAGGCAAGGCGACGCTGCAGACGGGCACGGACGACATGGGCCGTGGCCGCGTGACCGGCATTGCCATTGATGTGACCGTTCGTATGGACGAGGAATATGAGTTCATTTTTGACCGTGTGGAAAAAGTCATGCGCCAGGGCTGCCTTGTGACGGCCTCGTTGCATCAGGCTTTTCCTGTCACATACAATCTCAATCTTGCTGAAGCTGACGACTAG